The Marinobacter sp. ANT_B65 genome has a segment encoding these proteins:
- a CDS encoding Eco57I restriction-modification methylase domain-containing protein: MSAPRPLEAEYLAPAEAALTKAVGGSQGPLSFELRLQVLEATSSRFGGFDLAAFHKAFGVQSKRPAAELLELSAPVASAIERSPIHPALALSALARETLHENDRKNTGAYHTDFRLASRLAQLAAPKLTYKSKVIDPAGGAGILLAALTHAVCGMDRAKAAHWLAHGVYAADLSVNSLRAALLSLASFTDDVAALKTMRSHWYCGDSLMAEDKVWAAMAPEGFDAVIGNPPWEKVKLSRHEFMKSSGTQRHYGAQIHGLDEESFAIQRDEVANYSRRLLARYPVLGSGEPDLYIAFTDLFFELCKGQGIVAALIPGGLIRSQGTQVVRQKIFEASQSVSLSIIDNRARFFAIDTRFKFLAVALVKGGLKKSKREPIQLLHERGTATGLETTGTATIGRTALAAVRADLSLPEIRSVAEWKLFSKIVEAGISWEEPGSGWTPKFCREVDMTKERSKFLSHSTSGAVPLVEGRMVQAHRFGVKGHVSGSGRSARWETYPIGGSRLSPQFWIRPSDIPRANQHRIDLLRVGFCDIAGQTNERSLMAALIPAGVVCGNKVPTILFPEDPSEERLLVWVAIANSFVFDWMLRRVLTTTVNYFLLQSIPLPRLAKGGLPWQKLVIASRELRTIDNAGATHETCERMAQLRAEIDAEVAVAYGLNLKDMELVLQDFSILDRGQLALSGEAKSTITQDTVLAAMAKRTASHSTVWSHRVEEARALGAMAYVPSELALSSEEIEEGAKKGG, encoded by the coding sequence ATGAGTGCTCCTAGGCCGCTTGAAGCTGAGTATCTAGCCCCAGCAGAAGCTGCTCTTACCAAAGCCGTTGGCGGTAGCCAAGGGCCATTAAGCTTTGAGCTTCGTCTTCAAGTGTTGGAGGCTACTTCTTCGCGTTTCGGTGGGTTTGACCTAGCAGCTTTTCACAAGGCCTTTGGAGTGCAAAGTAAGCGGCCAGCTGCCGAACTCTTGGAGCTTTCGGCTCCAGTGGCAAGTGCTATTGAACGTTCGCCCATTCATCCAGCACTGGCACTTAGTGCATTGGCACGCGAGACGTTGCATGAAAATGATCGAAAGAACACGGGGGCCTATCATACGGACTTCCGACTGGCCTCACGACTGGCGCAGCTTGCCGCTCCTAAACTGACCTACAAGAGTAAGGTCATTGACCCTGCTGGTGGCGCGGGAATTTTACTCGCGGCCCTGACTCATGCTGTGTGTGGCATGGATCGGGCAAAGGCGGCACATTGGCTTGCTCATGGGGTGTATGCAGCGGATTTGTCGGTAAACTCGCTGCGTGCGGCACTACTGAGCCTTGCCTCCTTCACGGATGACGTGGCAGCACTTAAAACCATGCGGTCGCACTGGTACTGTGGTGATAGTTTGATGGCCGAGGACAAGGTCTGGGCAGCCATGGCCCCTGAGGGCTTTGATGCTGTGATCGGCAACCCTCCTTGGGAAAAGGTCAAGCTCTCACGCCATGAATTTATGAAGTCCTCGGGAACGCAGCGGCACTATGGGGCTCAGATTCACGGGCTCGATGAAGAGAGCTTTGCTATCCAGCGCGATGAGGTTGCTAACTATTCACGGCGGCTGTTGGCTCGTTATCCAGTTCTTGGCAGTGGTGAGCCCGATCTTTATATCGCTTTTACAGACCTCTTTTTTGAGCTTTGTAAGGGGCAGGGCATCGTGGCCGCCTTGATCCCCGGCGGGCTAATTCGCTCGCAAGGTACACAGGTGGTACGCCAGAAAATTTTCGAAGCAAGCCAAAGTGTGTCCTTGTCAATCATCGATAACCGAGCCCGATTTTTCGCCATTGATACACGTTTCAAATTTTTGGCTGTCGCCTTGGTTAAGGGTGGTCTTAAGAAGAGCAAGCGCGAGCCTATCCAGCTCTTGCATGAGCGGGGCACTGCTACGGGTTTGGAGACCACGGGCACGGCCACCATTGGCCGTACTGCACTGGCGGCTGTTCGAGCTGACCTAAGCCTTCCAGAAATCCGCAGCGTGGCTGAGTGGAAGCTCTTTTCGAAAATCGTTGAGGCGGGTATCTCGTGGGAAGAGCCTGGCAGCGGTTGGACCCCTAAATTTTGTCGTGAGGTTGATATGACCAAGGAACGTTCTAAATTCCTCAGTCATTCTACTTCTGGAGCTGTGCCTCTTGTGGAAGGGCGTATGGTGCAGGCCCATCGTTTCGGCGTGAAGGGGCATGTATCAGGCTCAGGCCGCAGTGCTCGATGGGAGACCTATCCCATCGGAGGATCACGTCTGTCACCTCAGTTTTGGATTCGCCCTTCGGACATCCCCCGAGCTAATCAGCATCGTATTGATTTACTGCGTGTAGGCTTTTGCGACATTGCGGGACAGACCAATGAGCGTTCTCTCATGGCTGCTTTGATTCCTGCTGGTGTGGTATGCGGCAACAAGGTGCCCACGATCCTCTTTCCTGAAGATCCATCAGAAGAACGCCTGTTGGTCTGGGTGGCCATCGCTAATAGCTTCGTATTTGATTGGATGCTCAGGCGTGTACTCACAACTACAGTGAATTATTTCCTACTTCAAAGTATTCCATTGCCAAGGCTCGCTAAGGGTGGCTTACCATGGCAAAAGCTCGTGATTGCATCGAGAGAATTACGCACTATCGATAATGCTGGGGCGACTCATGAGACTTGTGAACGGATGGCTCAGCTAAGAGCGGAAATAGATGCAGAAGTAGCTGTGGCTTATGGGCTCAATCTGAAGGATATGGAGCTAGTGCTTCAAGACTTTTCAATTTTGGATAGGGGTCAATTGGCGCTTTCAGGAGAGGCCAAATCTACAATTACCCAAGACACTGTTTTGGCCGCAATGGCGAAACGCACAGCAAGTCACTCTACAGTTTGGAGTCACCGCGTAGAAGAGGCTCGTGCTTTGGGAGCCATGGCCTATGTGCCCTCAGAGCTTGCTCTGAGTAGCGAAGAAATAGAAGAAGGAGCAAAAAAAGGTGGCTAA
- a CDS encoding AAA family ATPase produces MVSEVCEQALKLLCRSRNVLISGPPGTGKSRLLAEVAFAFETAFGISPASEYPQLNPVDGIPIPPTAGNANNDIPAPTKMNRKVFRTVFHQNSKYRDFVSGITPTINKSVGGADFSIVKGTLYRASEHAKLPNGAALLIIDEINRGPAVQVFGGAIVAVESDKRLSADGTKRAETQFFEILDPCSGEIVEYALPHDLYILAAMNQADASVEPLDVAFLRRWEPLRLEPDEKTLRAFYGLATKGNDVLPILPTGVVDALEASVRAWVAVNEQIALGRGPEFQIGHGVLMSDVNPQAISLQEVLGALCVGWAKVRAHVEEVFFGDTRGIAATLNALDGPSFNPFKLTETTFADDLRLRLEGPPNFTENDIYSTLRAFARE; encoded by the coding sequence ATGGTAAGTGAAGTCTGCGAGCAGGCCTTAAAGCTCCTTTGTCGGTCGCGCAACGTGTTAATCTCTGGGCCACCCGGCACGGGAAAGTCGAGGCTGCTGGCCGAAGTTGCCTTCGCGTTTGAAACGGCCTTTGGCATTTCTCCCGCCAGTGAATATCCACAACTCAATCCTGTGGACGGCATACCTATCCCACCTACCGCAGGAAATGCTAATAATGATATTCCTGCACCCACAAAGATGAATCGTAAAGTATTTCGGACAGTTTTTCACCAAAACTCCAAATATCGTGATTTTGTGTCCGGCATTACGCCAACGATCAATAAAAGCGTGGGGGGCGCGGACTTTTCTATCGTCAAGGGCACCCTTTACAGAGCAAGTGAACACGCCAAGTTGCCCAATGGGGCAGCGCTTTTGATTATTGATGAAATTAATCGAGGGCCCGCTGTACAGGTTTTTGGTGGCGCGATTGTGGCCGTAGAGTCTGACAAGCGGCTATCTGCGGATGGAACCAAGCGGGCCGAAACTCAATTTTTTGAAATACTCGATCCATGCAGTGGTGAAATTGTTGAGTACGCGTTGCCTCATGACTTGTATATATTGGCAGCGATGAACCAGGCTGACGCTTCAGTTGAACCCTTGGATGTGGCTTTCCTGCGTCGGTGGGAGCCCTTACGTCTTGAGCCTGATGAGAAGACCTTGAGGGCCTTTTATGGTCTCGCGACCAAAGGGAACGATGTGCTTCCTATTCTCCCGACTGGTGTGGTCGATGCTTTGGAAGCGTCGGTGAGAGCATGGGTGGCAGTCAATGAACAAATTGCCTTGGGCCGTGGCCCTGAGTTTCAAATCGGTCATGGTGTGCTCATGTCTGATGTAAACCCGCAGGCGATTTCGTTACAAGAAGTGTTGGGTGCGCTTTGTGTTGGTTGGGCCAAAGTGAGGGCGCATGTAGAGGAAGTTTTCTTCGGCGACACAAGAGGCATTGCAGCTACTCTCAATGCGCTGGATGGGCCTTCTTTTAATCCGTTCAAACTTACGGAAACGACTTTTGCAGATGACTTAAGGCTTCGGCTAGAAGGCCCCCCCAATTTTACCGAGAACGACATTTACTCTACGCTAAGAGCTTTTGCTAGGGAGTAG
- a CDS encoding DNA adenine methylase, with the protein MTFRYLGSKSRLIDQITVYMPPPKEGAFFVDAFCGTGVVAEAAAALGWNVRINDNLYSAVISAGARLTSKKQAAFKKLGGYEKAIAKLNATEPKNGFIWREYSPASFDSCGIERRYFTQDNAARIDAMRSLIADWSGSGTIDELEERLLIADLFGALNRVANIAGTFGCFLSKWTTQSQGKIAMRCRELKESCVRVEATVGDVFNVPNAAQDLVYLDPPYTKRQYASYYHILETVALGDEPEVTGVAGLRPWKDRASDFCYKTRALKTLSRLVQSLKSQKVLLSYSSEGHISMQDMKTELSKIGKSTMHPLGAIGRYRPNKVASSTGSEVNEFLVVVERPMFQLSGAQPKVVKARSILVENYA; encoded by the coding sequence ATGACCTTCCGCTATTTGGGCTCGAAGTCTAGGCTCATAGATCAAATTACTGTTTATATGCCCCCCCCAAAAGAGGGGGCATTCTTTGTGGATGCCTTCTGTGGGACAGGTGTGGTGGCTGAAGCGGCCGCAGCTTTGGGCTGGAACGTCCGCATCAACGACAATCTTTACTCGGCGGTAATCTCCGCAGGGGCTCGCCTTACCAGCAAGAAACAGGCGGCTTTCAAGAAGCTTGGTGGTTATGAGAAAGCCATTGCCAAGCTCAATGCTACTGAGCCCAAAAATGGTTTCATTTGGCGTGAGTACAGTCCTGCGTCGTTTGACTCATGTGGTATTGAGCGTCGCTATTTCACGCAAGACAATGCAGCTCGAATCGATGCCATGCGCTCCCTTATAGCTGATTGGAGTGGATCGGGGACTATTGATGAGTTGGAAGAGCGACTACTGATCGCAGATCTCTTTGGCGCGTTGAATCGGGTAGCTAATATTGCAGGCACCTTCGGCTGCTTCCTGTCTAAGTGGACAACTCAATCACAAGGCAAGATTGCTATGCGCTGTCGTGAACTTAAAGAGAGTTGTGTGCGAGTAGAAGCTACAGTAGGTGATGTGTTTAATGTGCCTAATGCCGCACAGGACTTAGTGTACCTAGACCCGCCATATACCAAGCGCCAGTATGCCAGCTACTACCACATTCTTGAAACGGTGGCTCTAGGTGACGAGCCTGAGGTTACTGGCGTGGCAGGCCTGCGTCCCTGGAAAGACCGGGCGTCTGACTTTTGCTATAAGACTCGCGCTCTGAAAACTCTCTCGCGTTTGGTGCAGAGTCTGAAGTCTCAGAAGGTGCTTCTTTCGTACAGTAGTGAAGGGCATATTTCTATGCAGGACATGAAAACTGAGCTTTCCAAAATCGGTAAGTCTACCATGCATCCTCTAGGGGCGATTGGGCGCTATCGTCCAAACAAGGTTGCCAGCAGTACAGGGTCGGAAGTGAACGAATTTTTGGTAGTAGTTGAGCGACCCATGTTTCAGCTTTCAGGTGCACAACCGAAGGTTGTTAAGGCCAGATCTATCCTTGTAGAGAACTATGCATGA
- a CDS encoding 5-methylcytosine restriction system specificity protein McrC, which translates to MAYTRTRLSLVEYGSPIDLSHEIASAIGVDRARANTLLVEVGNRAASTLGFSYNPISVDAKGARAIDFAGLIRLAPSLELEVAPKFLGLDNFDAQWREDFFFLSTLSRHGRLLDTERLLASGNTPRDLATLVARSITSMYEVRKRRPLRSYRRVREADFFIDGDPDPLDLIFPSPDGFEQELIRFDRWNGWNADIVGAAKELLPEVRDPSVVGSLIRLIEDLSPQNAPTNRRRPIPPRHRTWKPLHELSIGVLGGLGLSYTQGKVHAPGYLVTTWRVWEDLLTLAARLGFGTSAVMSQKGFSLGTKIKIDTGGVSKISVYPDCVIESDGNRPRMLLDAKYKGHVEKGKLRIAESDVYEALAFSRAADCNLVVLAYPAKPGNKSQQVGTCTIFESIQVDDVRIVGIQIEIRGISKRGALRQLSRTLANVIPSACV; encoded by the coding sequence TTGGCGTACACCCGGACACGATTGTCATTGGTCGAGTATGGCTCACCCATTGACCTGAGCCATGAGATCGCATCAGCTATAGGGGTAGATCGCGCTAGGGCCAACACTCTTTTGGTAGAAGTAGGCAATCGGGCTGCATCGACCTTAGGCTTCAGTTACAACCCGATTAGCGTGGATGCTAAAGGCGCTAGAGCTATCGATTTCGCTGGCCTTATTCGATTGGCTCCATCGCTCGAATTGGAAGTGGCGCCTAAATTTCTAGGCTTGGATAACTTCGACGCTCAGTGGCGTGAGGATTTTTTCTTCCTATCGACGCTTTCACGACATGGTCGGCTTTTAGATACTGAGCGTTTGTTGGCATCTGGCAATACGCCGCGTGACCTTGCTACTTTAGTGGCCCGATCCATCACGAGTATGTACGAAGTGAGAAAGCGAAGGCCACTCCGTAGCTATCGAAGAGTGAGAGAGGCCGATTTCTTCATTGATGGGGATCCCGACCCGTTAGATCTCATCTTTCCCTCCCCAGATGGCTTTGAGCAGGAACTAATTCGTTTCGATCGATGGAACGGTTGGAATGCAGACATCGTAGGTGCGGCCAAAGAATTGTTGCCTGAGGTACGCGATCCATCTGTGGTTGGTTCCTTGATACGCCTCATTGAAGATTTGTCGCCCCAAAATGCCCCAACCAATCGCCGGAGACCTATCCCCCCGAGGCACAGGACTTGGAAGCCTTTGCACGAACTATCCATTGGTGTGCTAGGCGGATTGGGCCTCAGTTACACCCAAGGAAAAGTTCATGCGCCTGGCTACTTGGTTACGACTTGGCGGGTATGGGAGGATTTGTTGACGCTAGCTGCCAGATTGGGTTTTGGGACTTCAGCGGTAATGTCACAGAAGGGATTCTCATTGGGTACCAAGATCAAGATTGATACGGGTGGTGTGAGCAAAATTTCGGTTTACCCAGACTGTGTGATTGAGTCTGATGGTAACCGGCCTAGGATGCTTTTGGATGCTAAATACAAAGGCCATGTGGAGAAAGGGAAGCTTCGCATTGCAGAGTCCGATGTTTATGAAGCGCTGGCTTTCTCTAGGGCTGCGGACTGTAATTTGGTGGTGCTGGCATACCCGGCTAAGCCGGGTAACAAGTCCCAGCAAGTGGGCACTTGTACGATCTTCGAGAGCATCCAAGTAGATGATGTTCGGATTGTGGGCATCCAGATCGAGATCCGTGGAATTTCTAAGCGTGGAGCGTTGCGGCAGCTTTCCAGAACCCTCGCTAACGTTATTCCATCTGCGTGTGTTTAA